A stretch of the Cyprinus carpio isolate SPL01 chromosome B4, ASM1834038v1, whole genome shotgun sequence genome encodes the following:
- the LOC109047839 gene encoding gastrula zinc finger protein XlCGF8.2DB-like, translating into MAFIKEECEDIKIEEAFRVKQEDTEEQTDLMSLKEEYNLPNEKEEKHQFEKHRDSIPREKCLPQTEKKPRKLRDLPPLICCHCGKYFNQHGNLTVHLRTHSGEKPFTCQECGKRFTQKAHLKVHMKVHTGESSFTCQQCGKIFNRKTNFIFHMRAHTEESSSTCLQCGKRFSKKGNLKDHMRIHTGEKPYTCPQCGKSFSRKGNLRDHMRIHTGVKPYTCQQCGKSFSQSSNFKIHMKIHTGETSFNCQQCGKTFDQQGNLKNHMIIHTGEKPFVCDQCGRSFNLKGNLKVHMRVHSGESPFTCQQCGKTFTRKGSLKVHMRVHTGEQPFICLQCGKSFPHKKNLKSHMRIHTGEKPFTCDQCGKRFRYKFTLNHHMRIHSTENCIKCHK; encoded by the coding sequence ATTTGATGTCGCTGAAAGAGGAGTATAATTTACCGAATGAAAAGGAAGAGAAACATCAGTTTGAGAAGCATCGTGATTCTATACCTAGAGAAAAATGTTTGCCACAGACTGAAAAGAAACCCCGAAAGTTACGGGATCTTCCTCCATTAATCTGCTGTCATTGTGGAAAGTATTTCAATCAACATGGAAACCTTACAGTCCATCTGAGAACTCAttctggagagaagcctttcacctgccaagaATGTGGAAAGCGTTTTACTCAAAAAGCacaccttaaagtccacatgaaagttcacactggagaaagcTCTTTCACCTGCCAGCAGTGTGGAAAAAttttcaacagaaaaacaaactttatatttcacatgAGAGCTCATACTGAAGAGAGCTCTTCCACGTGCCTGCAGTGTGGAAAAAGATTTAGcaaaaaaggaaaccttaaagatcacatgagaattcacactggagagaagccttacacatgccctcagtgtggaaagagttttagccGAAAAGGAAATCTTAGagaccacatgagaattcacactggagtgAAGCCTTACacttgccaacagtgtggaaaaagtttcagtcAATCTAGTAACTTTAAAattcacatgaaaattcacactggagagaccTCTTTTAACTGCCAACAGTGTGGGAAAACTTTTGATCAACAAGGAAACCTTAAAAACCACATGataattcacactggagagaagccattcgtgtgtgatcagtgtggaaggagtttcaACCTAAAAGGAAATCTGAaagttcacatgagagttcacagcGGAGAGAGCCCTTTCACctgtcaacagtgtggaaaaactTTTACACGAAAAGGAAGCCTCaaagtccacatgagagttcacactggagagcaGCCTTTTATAtgccttcagtgtggaaagagttttccACATAAGAAAAACCTTAAAtcccacatgagaattcacactggagagaagccattcacatgtgatcagtgtggaaagagattcAGATATAAATTTACCCTTAAtcaccacatgagaattcactcaacagaaaattgtattaaatgtcaTAAGTGA